The Nerophis lumbriciformis linkage group LG24, RoL_Nlum_v2.1, whole genome shotgun sequence genome includes a region encoding these proteins:
- the hoatz gene encoding cilia- and flagella-associated protein HOATZ gives MATPEPSVNHEPPIDVLTVFSGSSPEDVSHARKLWSSLCMVPPLESRLVSADIPQRLPVSRPGRNVHSEPYIPEPPNPDAVQRRLEERQKYMSMAAQRKETLALLRRQREQRIQKELLSAAFRPKPPKDKVSKEETSEADMDKELVRLLD, from the coding sequence ATGGCCACCCCGGAGCCTTCTGTGAACCACGAGCCTCCCATCGACGTCCTGACCGTGTTCAGCGGTTCTTCCCCGGAGGACGTGTCGCACGCTCGGAAACTGTGGAGCTCATTGTGCATGGTGCCCCCGCTGGAGTCCCGCCTGGTGTCGGCGGACATCCCGCAGAGGTTACCGGTGTCCCGGCCGGGGCGAAACGTCCACTCGGAGCCCTACATCCCGGAGCCGCCGAACCCGGACGCGGTGCAACGGCGGCTGGAAGAGCGGCAGAAGTACATGTCCATGGCCGCCCAGAGGAAGGAGACCCTGGCTCTGTTACGAAGGCAAAGGGAACAGAGGATCCAGAAGGAGCTGCTGTCGGCGGCCTTCAGGCCCAAACCACCTAAAGACAAAGTGTCCAAAGAGGAGACCTCAGAGGCGGACATGGACAAGGAGCTGGTCAGACTACTTGACTGA